The following coding sequences are from one Salvia hispanica cultivar TCC Black 2014 chromosome 3, UniMelb_Shisp_WGS_1.0, whole genome shotgun sequence window:
- the LOC125212464 gene encoding ervatamin-B-like codes for MSIKHEKWMAEHGFSYENERVKETRYKIFKDNVMHIERHNKKGEHTYQLGINKFADLTNEEFLAKYARSSVPSFKATSNQSSFEYKGMKHVPHRLDWRNYNVVTAIENQVVNQGECGCCWAFSAVAAIESIVAIRSGKLTQLSEQHILDCNYEHDGCDGGTIDHAFEFVRKNGGLASDIDYPYTAIQGKCSNNKPSSLSINITGFSAVPPNNEKALLKTVANQPIAVYIDASTLRFYKSGVLTGKCGTRLNHGVVIVGYGKEDGVKFWLVKNSWGTGWGENGYIKLKRKVHAKEGMCGIAMIPVYPNV; via the exons ATGTCTATAAAACATGAGAAATGGATGGCTGAACATGGATTCTCATATGAGAACGAGAGAGTAAAGGAAACAAGGTATAAGATATTTAAAGATAATGTGATGCACATTGAGAGGCATAATAAAAAAGGTGAACACACGTACCAGCTTGggataaataaatttgcagATCTAACGAATGAAGAGTTCTTGGCAAAGTATGCAAGAAGTTCTGTGCCATCATTTAAGGCAACATCAAATCAATCATCTTTTGAATACAAAGGTATGAAACACGTGCCACATCGTCTTGACTGGAGAAATTACAATGTCGTCACAGCTATAGAGAATCAAGTAGTGAATCAAGGAGAATGTG GTTGTTGTTGGGCATTCTCTGCTGTTGCTGCCATTGAAAGCATAGTAGCAATCCGATCGGGCAAGCTAACTCAATTATCAGAGCAACATATTTTGGATTGCAACTACGAGCATGATGGCTGCGATGGCGGAACAATAGATCATGCTTTCGAATTCGTTAGGAAAAATGGTGGTCTTGCATCTGATATCGATTATCCTTACACTGCAATTCAAGGAAAATGTTCCAATAACAAACCATCATCTCTTTCCATAAACATCACTGGCTTTAGTGCTGTTCCTCCAAATAATGAGAAAGCATTGTTAAAGACAGTAGCTAACCAACCTATCGCGGTTTACATTGACGCAAGTACTTTGCGATTTTATAAGTCTGGAGTTTTGACAGGGAAGTGTGGAACAAGATTAAATCATGGGGTTGTAATAGTTGGTTATGGCAAAGAAGATGGGGTGAAGTTTTGGTTGGTCAAGAATTCGTGGGGAACAGGATGGGGAGAGAATGGATATATAAAACTGAAGAGAAAAGTACATGCTAAAGAAGGCATGTGTGGTATTGCAATGATTCCTGTTTATCCAAATGTATGA